One Bradyrhizobium zhanjiangense DNA segment encodes these proteins:
- a CDS encoding MarR family winged helix-turn-helix transcriptional regulator — MSQDLLRRFTWEIRSIDICLDDLRSYQANALGITGPQMMILMALTELEEDDGVPVNAVAKLMRVESGFITKHSKELESKRFVRRKSDANDARYVLLSLTDIARKSLASIARQQEELEQFVFDYLSIQEFAKLAGCLSGLRSRLEKARLHAALNSETD; from the coding sequence GTGAGTCAGGATCTACTGAGGCGCTTCACATGGGAGATCAGATCGATCGACATATGTCTCGACGATCTTCGGTCCTACCAGGCGAATGCGCTCGGCATTACAGGCCCGCAAATGATGATCTTGATGGCGCTGACGGAACTGGAAGAAGATGATGGTGTTCCCGTCAACGCTGTCGCGAAGCTGATGAGAGTTGAGTCGGGTTTCATCACCAAGCATTCCAAGGAGCTCGAGAGCAAGCGGTTCGTGCGCCGGAAATCTGACGCGAATGATGCCCGGTACGTCCTTTTGTCGCTCACGGACATTGCTCGCAAGAGCCTCGCGAGCATTGCAAGGCAGCAGGAAGAGCTCGAGCAGTTCGTCTTTGATTATCTCAGCATTCAGGAGTTCGCCAAACTGGCGGGCTGTTTGAGCGGGCTCAGGTCTCGGTTGGAGAAGGCTCGGCTGCACGCCGCGCTGAACTCTGAGACGGATTGA
- a CDS encoding avidin/streptavidin family protein yields MKRLLAFLLITQFFLAVGQAWAQGLPAPSYWKNERGSELFVWSANGSAIQGIFTNHAQGFACQGIPYPVSGAVRPTGLYFVVTFGQCNSFTRWVGKINGPQMPTSWTLFYVDKNGKPSKLKGADTFTRIW; encoded by the coding sequence ATGAAGAGACTTCTGGCATTTTTGTTGATCACTCAGTTTTTCTTGGCCGTCGGTCAGGCCTGGGCGCAGGGGCTTCCTGCTCCCTCATACTGGAAGAATGAACGGGGCTCAGAACTGTTTGTTTGGTCCGCCAATGGCAGCGCCATACAAGGGATCTTCACAAACCATGCTCAAGGGTTTGCCTGCCAGGGTATCCCTTATCCCGTATCGGGAGCCGTCCGTCCAACCGGACTATATTTTGTTGTTACTTTTGGTCAGTGCAATTCTTTCACCCGGTGGGTCGGAAAGATAAACGGCCCTCAAATGCCAACGTCATGGACGCTGTTCTACGTTGATAAGAACGGCAAGCCCAGCAAGCTGAAGGGCGCCGATACATTTACGCGCATATGGTAG
- a CDS encoding M12 family metallopeptidase has protein sequence MFRIWLPRLVLLLALLFCWGANAQPALPSGVSEMELYGTVIRGSKWEIKEIPVCWENLQPKDQKYAELVRKAVAETWETAAQGGVWFSNSWPPCTDGAPGVHVRIADEGAHTDVVGKYLDRKPSGMTLNFSFNHWSKGCRDRREFCIRAVAVHEFGHALGFTHEQNRDDAPEQCRNEKASGSVGDYKVTKYDPNSIMNYCNPAWNGNGQLSPLDIAAVRTFYPS, from the coding sequence ATGTTTCGCATCTGGTTGCCCAGACTCGTTCTGCTGCTCGCGCTCTTGTTCTGCTGGGGCGCGAATGCTCAACCTGCGCTTCCTTCGGGAGTGTCCGAAATGGAGCTGTACGGCACGGTCATCCGTGGCTCGAAATGGGAGATCAAGGAAATTCCGGTCTGCTGGGAGAACCTACAGCCGAAGGATCAAAAGTATGCCGAGCTCGTTCGAAAAGCGGTTGCGGAGACTTGGGAAACCGCGGCACAAGGTGGCGTGTGGTTTTCCAATAGCTGGCCACCGTGTACCGATGGCGCGCCCGGTGTGCACGTGCGGATCGCTGACGAGGGCGCCCACACCGACGTCGTCGGCAAGTACCTCGACCGCAAGCCATCGGGCATGACTCTCAATTTCAGTTTCAATCATTGGAGCAAAGGCTGTCGAGATAGGCGCGAATTCTGCATTCGTGCAGTTGCAGTCCACGAATTCGGACATGCGCTGGGTTTCACACATGAGCAGAACCGCGACGATGCGCCGGAGCAGTGCCGCAACGAGAAAGCTTCTGGTTCGGTCGGCGATTATAAAGTCACCAAATACGACCCCAATTCCATAATGAACTATTGTAATCCAGCATGGAACGGAAACGGACAACTCAGCCCGCTCGATATTGCCGCTGTCAGAACATTCTATCCGTCCTGA
- a CDS encoding S1 family peptidase — MYNDKQEVGGGSGLLIGDSLVLTNSHVIGREENYKSFEVNARLGSRNANPIKVSAVHRDDARDLALLELSQPAGNSGGASRCPMPVIDDNQQAPMGTQLYLLGYPLDLDLSISSGLISNQTSPNGRWQTDTVMNVGNSGGPAFNEFGALLGIAVGGIVKWNEAQVSGVNFIIPATVITASPLYSMITAIPQPSVCWTKWVETTISFENWSKLNSTHVQTQANAGMKIPEILAGAIHTILPEDRRLIVNVPVSQLVEPKQIERSYTVDKTKDDHPVVFAEHSADYTETFPAEPGYRITGCTWHIETANGASNIACAINGAGAQARFTYKLTSGPAVDRYRGWLGATVNVSQILAK; from the coding sequence ATGTACAACGACAAGCAGGAGGTCGGCGGCGGCTCCGGGCTGCTCATCGGCGACAGCCTCGTGCTGACCAACAGCCATGTGATCGGACGCGAGGAGAACTACAAGAGCTTTGAAGTCAATGCCCGCCTCGGATCGCGCAATGCGAACCCGATCAAGGTCAGTGCGGTTCATCGCGATGATGCCAGGGACCTAGCGCTCCTCGAATTGTCTCAGCCCGCCGGCAATAGCGGTGGTGCCTCGCGTTGTCCGATGCCGGTGATCGACGATAACCAGCAAGCCCCGATGGGCACTCAGCTCTATCTGCTCGGCTATCCCCTCGATCTGGATCTCAGCATTTCGAGCGGTCTGATAAGCAACCAGACGAGCCCCAATGGTCGCTGGCAGACCGACACGGTCATGAACGTCGGCAACAGCGGCGGGCCCGCGTTCAACGAGTTCGGCGCGCTGCTCGGGATCGCGGTCGGCGGCATCGTCAAGTGGAACGAGGCGCAGGTTTCTGGCGTCAACTTCATCATTCCCGCCACCGTCATTACCGCAAGTCCACTCTACAGTATGATCACGGCCATTCCCCAGCCGTCTGTTTGCTGGACGAAGTGGGTCGAGACAACGATCTCGTTTGAGAACTGGAGCAAGCTGAATTCCACGCATGTGCAGACCCAAGCCAACGCCGGCATGAAAATCCCCGAAATCCTTGCCGGAGCGATCCACACGATTCTGCCTGAAGACCGGCGCCTCATCGTGAACGTTCCGGTGTCGCAGCTCGTCGAGCCGAAGCAGATCGAACGGTCGTATACGGTGGACAAAACCAAGGATGATCACCCGGTCGTATTTGCGGAGCATTCGGCGGACTATACCGAGACTTTCCCTGCTGAGCCCGGCTACCGCATTACAGGGTGCACGTGGCACATCGAGACCGCCAACGGTGCCAGCAATATCGCTTGCGCGATAAACGGCGCTGGGGCGCAGGCTCGCTTCACCTACAAGCTCACCAGCGGACCTGCCGTCGACAGGTACCGCGGATGGTTGGGCGCCACGGTCAACGTTTCCCAGATCCTCGCGAAGTAG
- a CDS encoding alpha/beta hydrolase encodes MFKKYGYRYGPGYYHHVRHYHGYRPWRPTTGEASQEAPPDKSATGAEVVANKSAIKGLVPVYFATNRVVTGGPGLELSQISYARSTTNTFGYVTVSIPIVHKMGEVETPESWFGIRQAEDDRKHFRIQKLNRLSREEFAAAIANPADSLMLFVHGYNVAFSDAAFKAAQIAFDANYKGRVMMYSWPSKGGWKDYDYDRESALFAPDGLFELLQLIKKEGKVSRIIVVAHSLGSEVVLGALQQAALSQMTLGITELIFAAPDVDRDLYLQRANQIKAAAGAVTLYASSTDLALLASMKKAQSKSRMGFVTNSGPTLVPGIETIDVSAVGSEMFALNHSTYSTSRAVLDDIGRIISSSAHIKPPQRTPTLRSMPDDSNTTYWMYPY; translated from the coding sequence GTGTTCAAGAAATACGGTTATCGCTATGGCCCCGGGTACTACCATCATGTCCGGCACTATCATGGCTATCGGCCATGGCGACCGACAACTGGCGAGGCGAGTCAGGAGGCGCCTCCCGACAAGAGCGCCACCGGAGCCGAGGTGGTGGCCAACAAGTCGGCTATAAAGGGTCTGGTGCCAGTCTACTTCGCCACGAATCGCGTGGTGACGGGCGGGCCTGGACTCGAATTGAGCCAGATCTCCTATGCTCGTTCTACCACCAATACCTTTGGTTATGTGACGGTCAGTATTCCGATCGTCCACAAAATGGGCGAAGTGGAAACCCCCGAGAGTTGGTTTGGGATACGCCAGGCGGAGGACGACCGAAAGCACTTCCGAATTCAGAAGCTGAATCGGCTCTCACGCGAAGAGTTTGCCGCCGCTATAGCTAATCCGGCCGACAGTCTGATGCTTTTTGTGCATGGCTATAACGTTGCTTTTTCCGACGCAGCCTTCAAGGCGGCACAAATTGCCTTTGACGCCAACTATAAAGGCCGTGTCATGATGTACTCTTGGCCGTCCAAGGGCGGATGGAAGGACTACGACTACGACCGCGAAAGTGCTCTGTTCGCGCCGGATGGCCTGTTCGAGCTTCTCCAGCTGATCAAGAAGGAGGGAAAGGTCTCAAGGATCATCGTGGTTGCGCATAGCCTAGGCAGCGAAGTTGTCCTGGGCGCCTTGCAACAAGCTGCCCTGAGCCAGATGACGCTCGGAATTACCGAGTTGATTTTTGCTGCCCCGGACGTGGATCGCGATCTCTATCTGCAGCGGGCTAACCAGATCAAGGCAGCCGCGGGGGCGGTTACTCTATATGCCTCCTCGACGGATCTAGCATTGCTAGCTTCCATGAAGAAGGCACAGTCCAAGTCGCGAATGGGGTTCGTGACCAACAGCGGGCCGACCCTGGTCCCTGGTATTGAAACGATCGATGTATCTGCCGTGGGGAGCGAAATGTTTGCTCTAAACCACAGTACATACTCAACCAGCCGCGCGGTTCTCGATGACATAGGTCGGATCATCTCCTCTTCGGCGCATATTAAACCCCCGCAGCGGACCCCGACCTTGCGATCGATGCCCGACGATTCCAATACAACTTATTGGATGTATCCATACTGA
- a CDS encoding metallophosphoesterase: MFSPISLYRSISLRHTVVNCCEWSRSGELLAIGTQTGSIEIYAASGKLIRRIEAGDSVQSLSWSKNDSHIVYAASPEDIVIAAIDDENDVRRYSTHAGRSWSVAYSDSGRHIASAGEDGRLVVWRSGLPAEVLGTTKFSDQVNAVAWVDEEHLCVCCADGNFSVVPAFQETSVAGAGDEGRNAPLCAAVSSSGRLATGWKNGNVIVDRGRERLVLEGHTGWVWSVHFAAGEEVIVSDSQDGTIRWWSVQSGACLATIPSSKTVYGNIAVDSGRNRIAIPNDKRRLLELATIDTQSLLDRIAKEQIVQYCSAKVALVGESNVGKSCLALRLAEGKYEETGTTHGMKFWPIEPARLDPTASVPVDQKREVVLWDMGGQDEYRLIHQLFLHDTTVALVLLDPTRGRTALEEAEGWAKRLDKQLVGKSSAKFLVGTKLDADNDLVDVRGIDKLINEHEFTGYYPTSSKTGRGIAELAKAVAAELDWGKLGRTTRPRLFQTVRDEIEAARSRGEIVLLRKDLERRVSKLEGASFESSAVGTVVAQLALQGTIAVTRLSSDEQALVLNVAHIEIYAGSIVVAAKNNPRGVPAIQEKTLMSDEMKFPGIATEDRVSRLQERVVLECVVQLLIEHGICFEHEGLLVFPSLFVSGQGDERGELSHAVSLYYDFSGAIDNIYSSLVSAITISEQFGAVRLWDNRAEFTKSGQGTVGLKKVSRQRGFAHLDVYASEDASDAARDLFISVVESHLARHGVDIYEHVEVTCTCNHQFSEETIRQRIAEGHGDIGCPVCDRRVRISEGAKQARLRDPAIEKSTWALRSEIRRKKDDAVARAKRNISKNVKVDSAAPLRILHLSDLHISAHSKVDELLGPLCADLRDKRGGLAVEKLDYLVLSGDISDRAHQSEYETARKLVSGIISEFGLNAERCIVVPGNHDINWDVDVYEWTPKRKMSAEAMKSDNCLQQGNGYLIRNDRYPDRLRAFSEDFYHTLLQVPYPLQPERQALNFYFPEDRLQFITLNSNWELDEHFPVRSSINAGALANGIWEADALLRKDQLSAADVLRIGVWHHPATGSEKIERDAFLGQLQQAGVRLGLHGHVHEDRADLVGYLHPATSIHMIGAGSFGAVSRGRPESTPRLYNVLEVSRDLSSVRVKTRCLRKDGGAWEPWPFWPSQDPMEKRAYYDIAF; the protein is encoded by the coding sequence ATGTTCTCACCAATCAGCCTCTATCGGAGCATTTCGCTACGTCACACTGTCGTAAACTGCTGCGAGTGGTCTCGCTCTGGAGAACTTTTGGCCATCGGCACCCAAACGGGTTCGATTGAGATTTACGCCGCTTCGGGAAAACTTATCCGGAGGATCGAGGCGGGCGATTCGGTACAGTCGCTCTCTTGGTCGAAAAATGACAGCCACATTGTCTACGCGGCAAGCCCTGAAGACATCGTCATTGCAGCAATAGATGATGAAAATGATGTTCGTCGATACTCGACCCACGCCGGCAGGTCTTGGAGCGTGGCCTATTCTGACAGCGGACGTCACATCGCATCAGCGGGAGAGGACGGCCGGCTCGTTGTCTGGCGTTCTGGACTACCAGCGGAAGTATTGGGAACGACAAAGTTCAGCGACCAAGTCAACGCGGTCGCGTGGGTCGACGAAGAGCACTTGTGTGTGTGTTGTGCCGACGGAAATTTTAGTGTCGTCCCGGCTTTCCAGGAGACGTCAGTTGCCGGTGCGGGTGATGAGGGCAGAAATGCCCCATTGTGCGCAGCAGTCTCTTCCAGCGGGCGGCTGGCGACTGGTTGGAAGAATGGAAATGTGATCGTTGACCGGGGGCGCGAGCGCTTGGTCCTCGAGGGACATACCGGCTGGGTTTGGTCTGTACACTTTGCGGCGGGCGAGGAAGTCATCGTTTCAGACTCGCAGGACGGAACCATTCGATGGTGGTCGGTCCAAAGCGGGGCTTGTTTAGCTACAATTCCGAGCAGCAAGACCGTTTACGGCAATATCGCTGTTGATAGTGGGCGCAATCGCATCGCTATTCCCAATGACAAGCGGCGGTTGCTAGAGCTCGCTACAATCGACACGCAATCGCTGCTCGATCGCATCGCAAAGGAGCAGATCGTACAATATTGCAGTGCGAAGGTTGCGCTCGTCGGTGAGAGTAATGTGGGTAAATCCTGCTTGGCTTTGAGGCTCGCGGAAGGAAAATACGAAGAGACGGGTACGACCCACGGGATGAAATTCTGGCCAATCGAACCGGCGCGACTCGATCCTACGGCTTCCGTGCCAGTTGACCAGAAGCGTGAGGTGGTCCTGTGGGATATGGGCGGGCAGGACGAGTACCGCCTCATTCATCAATTATTCCTGCACGATACAACGGTGGCGCTTGTCTTGCTCGACCCCACGCGCGGACGCACTGCGCTCGAAGAGGCCGAGGGGTGGGCGAAACGACTTGACAAGCAACTTGTCGGCAAGAGCTCAGCGAAATTTCTAGTCGGCACGAAACTGGATGCGGACAATGACCTGGTTGACGTGCGGGGGATAGACAAGCTCATCAACGAGCATGAGTTCACTGGATACTATCCGACCAGCTCAAAGACCGGTAGGGGAATCGCAGAACTGGCCAAAGCAGTCGCGGCTGAACTTGATTGGGGCAAGCTCGGTAGAACGACGCGACCGCGCCTGTTCCAAACTGTTCGAGACGAGATCGAGGCTGCACGTTCTCGAGGCGAAATAGTCCTTCTCCGAAAAGATCTGGAGCGCAGAGTAAGCAAGCTTGAAGGCGCTTCTTTTGAGTCTTCTGCTGTAGGGACGGTCGTCGCTCAACTGGCTCTTCAAGGGACCATCGCCGTGACCCGCCTGTCGTCTGACGAACAGGCTCTGGTCCTCAATGTGGCTCATATCGAAATCTACGCAGGTTCGATTGTCGTCGCAGCGAAGAACAATCCGCGCGGAGTGCCCGCCATACAAGAAAAAACTCTGATGTCAGATGAAATGAAATTTCCTGGCATCGCAACCGAAGACCGTGTCTCGAGACTCCAGGAGCGCGTCGTTCTCGAGTGCGTCGTGCAGCTCTTGATCGAGCACGGCATCTGTTTCGAACATGAGGGGCTCCTGGTATTTCCGTCTCTCTTCGTGTCTGGCCAGGGCGATGAAAGGGGAGAGCTATCTCACGCAGTTTCGCTCTACTACGACTTCTCTGGAGCCATTGACAACATCTACTCGTCTTTGGTCTCCGCGATCACGATCAGCGAGCAATTTGGTGCGGTGCGGCTATGGGATAATCGGGCCGAGTTTACAAAGTCTGGACAGGGCACGGTTGGTCTGAAGAAAGTGTCCAGGCAACGTGGCTTCGCCCACCTCGACGTTTACGCAAGTGAGGATGCGTCGGACGCTGCGCGCGATTTATTCATAAGTGTCGTCGAGTCGCACCTAGCCCGCCATGGCGTCGATATTTACGAGCACGTAGAGGTGACTTGCACATGTAATCACCAGTTTTCTGAAGAAACGATTCGGCAGCGCATTGCGGAAGGTCATGGAGACATCGGATGTCCGGTCTGCGATCGCCGCGTTAGGATTAGCGAAGGTGCGAAGCAGGCACGTCTTCGCGATCCGGCGATTGAAAAGAGCACATGGGCACTGCGGTCCGAGATCAGAAGGAAGAAGGACGATGCTGTAGCGCGTGCCAAGCGCAATATTTCGAAGAACGTAAAGGTCGATTCGGCTGCGCCACTTCGAATATTGCACCTGAGCGATTTGCATATCTCGGCCCATTCCAAGGTGGACGAACTGCTGGGGCCGCTTTGCGCAGATTTGCGAGACAAACGCGGTGGGCTTGCAGTCGAGAAGCTCGATTACCTTGTCCTCTCGGGGGATATTTCAGACCGAGCCCATCAGAGCGAATATGAGACGGCTCGCAAGCTCGTTTCGGGCATCATTTCGGAATTCGGGCTGAATGCGGAGCGATGTATCGTTGTCCCCGGAAATCATGACATCAACTGGGACGTCGACGTCTATGAGTGGACGCCGAAGAGGAAGATGAGCGCCGAAGCTATGAAATCCGACAATTGTCTCCAGCAAGGCAATGGTTACCTCATCAGAAACGATCGCTATCCCGACAGACTTCGCGCATTTTCCGAGGATTTTTATCACACGCTGCTACAGGTGCCGTATCCCCTACAGCCAGAACGTCAAGCGCTGAACTTCTACTTCCCCGAGGATCGTCTGCAGTTTATCACTTTGAATTCAAATTGGGAGCTCGACGAGCACTTCCCGGTGCGCTCCAGTATAAACGCCGGCGCCCTGGCGAACGGAATTTGGGAAGCCGACGCGCTGCTTCGAAAGGACCAACTTTCGGCAGCTGACGTATTGCGCATCGGCGTGTGGCACCATCCGGCGACCGGCTCAGAGAAGATCGAACGAGATGCGTTCCTTGGGCAATTGCAACAAGCCGGCGTTCGACTTGGCTTGCACGGGCACGTTCACGAGGACAGAGCAGATCTAGTCGGGTATCTACATCCCGCCACCAGCATTCATATGATCGGGGCAGGCTCCTTTGGAGCGGTGAGCCGGGGTCGACCGGAGTCAACGCCCCGCTTGTATAATGTTCTCGAAGTCTCGCGCGATCTATCGAGCGTTCGAGTCAAGACGCGATGTCTGAGAAAAGACGGGGGCGCGTGGGAGCCTTGGCCGTTCTGGCCGAGCCAAGATCCCATGGAGAAGCGCGCGTACTATGATATCGCGTTTTAA
- a CDS encoding carbohydrate ABC transporter permease, protein MVRPGLMATSVFTFVFAWNDFLFALVLTRTEVITFPVMLTHYFGGQSNFRVKIAAMSVLGTLPIFVAVSVMQRYLVRCISLGAVKG, encoded by the coding sequence ATGGTCCGCCCCGGCCTCATGGCGACGTCGGTGTTCACCTTCGTGTTCGCCTGGAACGACTTTCTGTTCGCACTCGTGCTCACGCGCACCGAGGTCATCACCTTTCCGGTCATGCTGACGCACTATTTCGGCGGTCAATCGAATTTCCGGGTAAAGATCGCGGCGATGTCGGTCCTGGGGACGTTGCCGATCTTTGTCGCGGTCTCGGTGATGCAGCGCTATCTCGTGCGCTGCATCTCGCTGGGCGCAGTCAAGGGTTAG